The Salana multivorans genome window below encodes:
- a CDS encoding glycogen debranching N-terminal domain-containing protein — protein MSLQPFLHDLRPVAAAPTQVWTATDGQLRASGAQGVYHGDVRMLSRLELTIAGGEPEPVAAGPVPGRPRSAEAVYAARAVDGPGPDPTALLRRTLTVSPGRVEVELELLCSTAEPVTGTVELALATDFATLEEVKQGLPTTPARFGVDDSPVGSRLTAGTPEGPRVVVDAPEASARLDPDGGAHLAWTLTAATGAPARVRVAIETANPGGVVRAPVSADVEWSVPVVTADDPRIPRLLERSLGDLAGLRLSWERAPQDVFLAAGAPWFFTLFGRDSLWAARLLLPLGTDLARGTLRTLAAGQGVVDDPRTAEQPGKILHEVRAVPLALADGTTLPPLYYGTVDATALWICLLHDAWRWGMAEEDVAALLDPLERALAWLSDHGDGDGDGFLDYIDRTGTGLANQGWKDSGDSVQWRDGRLAQGPIALSEVQAYAYEAAMGGAELLERFGRPGAQRWRTWAADLAARFRDRFWTTDADGPYVGIALDRDGRLVDSVTSNMGHLLGTGLLSRDEEAVLADRLVAPDMSSGYGLRTLSDDMAGYWPLGYHRGSVWPHDTAIAILGLTRAGLHGHAAVLADGLLAAAELVDFQFPELFGGDPAAATPGVVAYPAACHPQAWSAASAVTVLQSRLGLSVGTDGAPTVAPSATRGAVSVSGVVCGGRTWRVERDADGGVRVTDEAVAAP, from the coding sequence ATGTCGCTCCAGCCGTTCCTTCACGACCTCCGCCCCGTCGCGGCGGCGCCGACCCAGGTGTGGACCGCGACGGACGGCCAGCTCCGCGCGAGCGGAGCCCAGGGCGTGTACCACGGCGACGTCCGCATGCTCAGCCGGCTGGAGCTCACGATCGCCGGCGGCGAGCCCGAGCCGGTGGCCGCGGGACCAGTCCCCGGCCGGCCGCGCTCGGCCGAGGCCGTCTACGCGGCGCGCGCCGTCGACGGCCCCGGGCCGGACCCGACGGCGCTGCTGCGCCGCACGCTCACGGTCTCCCCCGGCCGCGTCGAGGTGGAGCTCGAGCTCCTGTGCTCGACGGCCGAGCCCGTCACCGGGACGGTCGAGCTGGCGCTCGCGACGGACTTCGCAACGCTCGAGGAGGTCAAGCAGGGGCTCCCGACGACGCCCGCGCGGTTCGGCGTCGACGACTCCCCCGTCGGCTCCCGCCTCACGGCCGGCACGCCCGAGGGCCCCCGCGTCGTCGTCGACGCCCCCGAGGCGTCGGCGAGGCTCGACCCGGACGGCGGAGCGCACCTCGCCTGGACCCTGACGGCGGCGACCGGCGCCCCGGCGCGCGTGCGGGTCGCCATCGAGACCGCGAACCCCGGCGGCGTGGTGCGGGCGCCGGTGAGCGCGGACGTCGAGTGGTCCGTCCCCGTCGTGACCGCCGACGACCCGCGCATCCCGCGCCTGCTGGAGCGGTCCCTCGGCGACCTCGCCGGGCTGCGCCTGTCCTGGGAGCGCGCGCCGCAGGACGTCTTCCTCGCGGCGGGCGCGCCGTGGTTCTTCACGCTCTTCGGGCGCGACTCGCTCTGGGCGGCGCGGCTCCTGCTGCCGCTCGGCACGGACCTCGCCCGCGGCACGCTGCGCACGCTCGCCGCCGGCCAGGGCGTCGTCGACGACCCGCGGACCGCCGAGCAGCCCGGCAAGATCCTGCACGAGGTGCGGGCCGTGCCGCTCGCGCTCGCCGACGGCACGACGCTCCCGCCGCTGTACTACGGGACGGTCGACGCGACGGCGCTGTGGATCTGCCTCCTGCACGACGCGTGGCGCTGGGGCATGGCCGAGGAGGACGTCGCGGCTCTGCTCGACCCGCTCGAGCGCGCGCTCGCCTGGCTGAGCGACCACGGCGACGGCGACGGGGACGGCTTCCTCGACTACATCGACCGGACCGGGACGGGCCTGGCGAACCAGGGCTGGAAGGACTCCGGCGACTCGGTCCAGTGGCGGGACGGGCGGCTGGCGCAGGGCCCGATCGCGCTGAGCGAGGTCCAGGCCTACGCCTACGAGGCCGCGATGGGCGGCGCCGAGCTGCTCGAGCGGTTCGGGCGGCCGGGGGCGCAGCGGTGGCGGACGTGGGCGGCCGATCTCGCGGCGCGCTTCCGGGACCGGTTCTGGACGACCGACGCGGACGGTCCCTACGTCGGGATCGCGCTCGACCGCGACGGGCGGCTGGTCGACTCCGTGACGTCGAACATGGGGCACCTGCTCGGGACCGGGCTGCTCTCCCGCGACGAGGAGGCGGTGCTCGCCGACCGGCTCGTCGCGCCCGACATGTCGTCGGGGTACGGGCTGCGGACGCTGTCGGACGACATGGCCGGCTACTGGCCGCTCGGGTACCACCGCGGGTCGGTCTGGCCGCACGACACGGCGATCGCCATCCTCGGGCTGACCCGCGCCGGCCTGCACGGGCACGCCGCGGTCCTCGCCGACGGGCTGCTCGCCGCGGCGGAGCTGGTCGACTTCCAGTTCCCGGAGCTGTTCGGGGGCGATCCGGCCGCAGCGACGCCCGGCGTCGTCGCCTACCCCGCGGCGTGCCACCCGCAGGCGTGGTCGGCCGCGTCGGCGGTCACCGTCCTGCAGTCGCGGCTCGGGCTGAGCGTCGGGACGGACGGCGCTCCGACCGTCGCGCCGAGCGCCACCCGCGGGGCCGTCTCGGTCAGCGGCGTCGTGTGCGGCGGGCGGACGTGGCGCGTCGAGCGCGACGCCGACGGCGGCGTGCGCGTCACGGACGAGGCGGTCGCCGCGCCGTAG
- a CDS encoding aldo/keto reductase, whose translation MENRPFGRTGRNVSVVGLGTWQLGADWGEVSEDAAIAVLAAAVADGVTLLDTADVYGDGRSESLIGSFLAERPEVRGDVLVATKMGRRAAQVPESYVAPAFRQWVDRSRANLRVDTLDLVQLHCPPSEVIASDAVYDALDALVADGSIAAYGVSVETCEQALAAIARPGVASVQIILNPFRLKPVELVLPAARAAGVGILARVPLASGLLSGRYTPATTFGADDHRTFNRRGEAFDRGETFSGVEYETGLRCASELAAVLPDGIGLAAASLAWIVSRPGVTSVIPGARTPGQVRSNAAAAALLEPGSGFDVDAFDAVVRRVYDEHLRASIHPRW comes from the coding sequence ATGGAGAATCGTCCGTTCGGCCGCACCGGCCGGAACGTGTCCGTCGTCGGCCTCGGGACCTGGCAGCTCGGTGCCGACTGGGGCGAGGTGAGCGAGGACGCCGCCATCGCCGTCCTGGCCGCGGCGGTCGCCGACGGCGTCACGCTCCTCGACACCGCCGACGTCTACGGCGACGGCCGGTCGGAGTCGCTCATCGGCTCGTTCCTCGCCGAGCGCCCCGAGGTCCGCGGCGACGTGCTCGTCGCGACGAAGATGGGCCGGCGCGCCGCGCAGGTGCCGGAGAGCTACGTCGCTCCCGCCTTCCGGCAGTGGGTCGACCGCTCGCGCGCGAACCTTCGCGTCGACACGCTCGACCTCGTCCAGCTCCACTGCCCGCCGAGCGAGGTCATCGCCTCCGACGCGGTGTACGACGCGCTCGACGCCCTGGTGGCGGACGGCTCGATCGCGGCCTACGGCGTCTCGGTCGAGACGTGCGAGCAGGCGCTCGCGGCCATCGCGCGTCCCGGCGTCGCCTCGGTGCAGATCATCCTCAACCCGTTCCGACTCAAGCCGGTCGAGCTGGTCCTGCCGGCGGCGCGGGCGGCCGGCGTCGGGATCCTGGCGCGCGTCCCGCTCGCGTCCGGGCTGCTGTCGGGCCGCTACACCCCCGCGACGACCTTCGGCGCCGACGACCACCGGACGTTCAACCGCCGGGGCGAGGCGTTCGACCGGGGCGAGACCTTCTCCGGGGTCGAGTACGAGACGGGGCTGCGCTGCGCGAGCGAGCTCGCCGCCGTCCTGCCGGACGGGATCGGCCTGGCCGCCGCGTCGCTCGCCTGGATCGTCTCCCGGCCCGGCGTCACGTCGGTCATCCCCGGCGCCCGGACACCCGGCCAGGTCCGGTCCAACGCGGCCGCGGCCGCGCTGCTCGAACCGGGCAGCGGCTTCGACGTCGACGCCTTCGACGCCGTCGTGCGCCGGGTCTACGACGAGCACCTGCGCGCGTCGATCCACCCGCGCTGGTAG